The following DNA comes from Cucumis sativus cultivar 9930 chromosome 7, Cucumber_9930_V3, whole genome shotgun sequence.
TTTCTCTTATCTAATTTCACGTTTCTGCTTTGAGAGTTGATTGAATTCTCGTGTTCTGTTGTTTCTTGGGATGTAAATCTAGTTGGAATTTAATTTGCTCAATAATTCGACTACTCACTTTTGATTATAATTCCCTGGTTGTCTGTGTTATGCttgcaatttttttgtcatagtTACTTAAACAAGGCTGCTGGCTGTTCAATTTCAATCCTTAACTATACATTGTAATTAGGTAGGGTAGGACAAACCCGAGGGATGAGCAGGGGGCAATTCATTCACTTCACACAATCTCTTACACTATAAATTCTGGTTCTCAGAGTCAGTGATTCAATTCGTTTCAACTTGTGAGTTGATTTCTATTATCATGTGAGGATTGGTAGAATGTAACTGCACTGGCTGCTTGGCTTAACTTTTGATGAGGGTTGGATGGATAAATGTGAGAGAACCATTAAAAGGGCTGTTTAGGGTAGTGAGTTTGATAGAAAATGTAGTGTTGAATAGTTCTTGTGTTCTATGCTCTTTTTCTAGCTGTGGTTTTTATTTGATCTAGTTAAATCATTTGTATCGATACTTCAACAGTTTTTATCTGATATCTGTACTACTTGTGTGTACTTCTCTTCACCTGAGTTtgagtattttgtaaatagacATCCTCATCTAGTTCTTACACCGAGCACATCAGtttcattttacattttgtctctctttatctttttttttttttttttttaccagtTTTTACAAGTCCATTAATGTCTAGAACTGGTATCCAGATCCAAGTTATGGTATCTCTCTCCAAATGGAAAACTTAGTTATGGTGAAATGCAATCTGGGGATCTAACGTTCAAAAGTAGAAGTAAAactcttcaattttatttaccCTTCGGTTTTAACATTTAGGGATTGAGAGACCTTATTAGTTCTTTGTGATATGAAAGTCAATGTGACAATTTGTTCCTATGTAACAAGCCATTGCGAGTCACTagattattttcaatatatctTATCAACATGTTTCAATTTAGTATGACGACTTGATCATGGGTCTTTTGACAGGTTCATGAAGCTTCGTTGATCCATGATGACCTTCCTTGTATGGATGATGACCCCTCACGGCGTGGCCAACCTTCAAACCATACAGTTTATGGTGTTGACATGGCTATCCTTGCAGGTGATGCACTTTTCCCCCTTGGCTTCCAACATATTGTCTCACATACACCCTTTGATCTTGTGCCTGAGTCCCGCCTGCTCCGTGTGGTTGCTGAGATTGCCCGAGCCGTTGGTTCCAGAGGCATGGCAGCTGGACAGTTTCTTGACCTTGAGGGAGGCCCCAACTCCGTTGAATTTGtccaagaaaagaaatttggtGAAATGGCCCAGTGCTCTGCAGTGTGTGGAGGACTTCTAGCTGGAGCAGAAGACCATGAGATACAGAGATTAAGAAGGTACGGAAGAGCAGTCGGGGTGTTGTATCAGGTAGTTGATGATATTTTGGAAGAACAATCGAAAAAACTCGATTATACAGATGAGAGTAAAAGGAGTAAAGGCAAGAGCTACGTTGAAGTATATGGGATCGAGAAAGCTAAGGAAGTGGCGGAGGAGCTGAGGGCCAAAGCTAAAAATGAATTGGAAGGATTTGAGAAGTACGGAGACCAAGTGATGCCTTTGTACAGCTTTGTGGACTATGCTGCTGATAGGAGCTTCAGTTTTGAAACTTCAAGTTGATGAGAAGGATGGTGGAATCCCCTTGATTCTGGAAATGGGAGAGTTTAGAAATCTCTTAATATATAAACTAGCAGGTCTTGATTTTACTAGTTGTTAACCATTTCCCCTTGGAAAATATTAAGGCAGCACGAGCAGGATAGGACCATGTTGATGATATCAGTCTTGACCAAAGAGCTGGAGAAAAGTTCTAGATGATCGAGTTACGGATAAAAGTTTTCATCAACACgttgatatttttcaaaacgCGAAAGGAAAGTATACATAGTTTCTGAAATTCTGTTccacaaaaattgaaaatgttttaaacAGATAAATCTGAATACAAAGAATTAACACTTTGAGGGGTAAGGGGTTTTTAGCACCATTGTCTTCAATTATCTCAAAGTTATTAGTTCAAAGGGAGTATTTGTTACTAAGGAGCATGGAAAAgggtaattatttttttttttaccttcctTTCACgtggtttaaatttaaaaaaatttgtttgcaAGTGcaaagaaacaatattttgtGAAAGTTACCCTTTGTATTAGTCTAAATCCTAAGTTTTCATGAATAAATTGTTAGAAAATCTTAAATgagtgtaaataattttttgggttattttaaattgaatagaGTTTTAATTCGAAAGAATGGTCAAGTTTTAGGACATCAATTGATATTTTCTAGGAATTTATGGAgtacaaatgaggagaatcCTTATggaacaataaaatattataggtTAGGGGGCACGGAATCTCTATTATggaacaataaaatattataggtTAGGGAACCCGAAATCTCTATTAtggaataataaaatattataggtTAGGAGACACGAAATCTCTATTAtagaacaataaaatattataggtTAGGGGACACGAATACAAATATGATAGCATAGTATAGATTAAGAAAACTAAGTTAGATGAAGAATCCTAAGTTactaaacacattttttttttagaaaaattttaggatataagtaaatttaatataaagatGCTAACAAGTacaataatcaataaaatgttATAGAAAAGAGATACAAATTGATCCATGaagtttagaataaaataagaatttttttcattaaaaggTTGAACTTTTTCGTTAAAAGGTTGAAGATATTCAAGAGAGTTATATTTTATCGGACTTTGTAGGGACTCAAAtgagatgatgatgattagATAATTctaagattttgttatttatttattttttgattttaAGACGGTTGTTTAGTTTTAAGTTgcaaaatattatatgaattgcttattattttttttttttttctctttagaTAGAGGTTTGCATGTAAGTAGATATGTCAAATTGAGTGTTAGATAGTCGacctaaaaacaaataagtaaAATTGTATGTCAGGTACATcaacataaaaacaaataagcCAAATTACGTATAGGTATTTGAAAGTATCCATATCTAATACGTGTCTAAAGTTAATTCATTGCTCCACATGAAATATTTGTCTCTCGATACATGAGGAAAAAGTTCagaaaaattacacaaaatagcacaaattagaaaataaatataatctaaGCTTAAGGGAacaatatttgcaaaaataacaatttttaccaatcatatagtaaatttttaaaaaatacggATTATACACTTTAATTTCATTCCTCTTATGCTATCAATGATaacttctattaatgataacaTGCCTAATATGCCAATGTgtttttcatgaatttatcattgataactTGAACTTCAAATTTCTATATGATATAAATGTTGATA
Coding sequences within:
- the LOC101213533 gene encoding heterodimeric geranylgeranyl pyrophosphate synthase small subunit, chloroplastic, with amino-acid sequence MAFSLMAASSLTTSFQRKTPIRCSSSSSPALSSQPQSIHFDLKTYWKQLILEINQKLDEAVPLQYPDQIYEAMRYSVLAQGAKRAPPVMCVAACELFGVDRLAAFPTACALEMVHEASLIHDDLPCMDDDPSRRGQPSNHTVYGVDMAILAGDALFPLGFQHIVSHTPFDLVPESRLLRVVAEIARAVGSRGMAAGQFLDLEGGPNSVEFVQEKKFGEMAQCSAVCGGLLAGAEDHEIQRLRRYGRAVGVLYQVVDDILEEQSKKLDYTDESKRSKGKSYVEVYGIEKAKEVAEELRAKAKNELEGFEKYGDQVMPLYSFVDYAADRSFSFETSS